A genomic window from Aquitalea aquatilis includes:
- a CDS encoding efflux RND transporter periplasmic adaptor subunit — translation MHIKQASPALKLVAALLLSAALSSCGKSQTGGMPAAGPVSVGIITLQAQDTVLSRELPARISAFTVAEIRPQVGGIIQKRLFAEGSEVKAGQVLYQINPDTYQAAYQTAQASQAKAEATLTSAELKARRYAQLVEIKAISSQDNDDAHAALLQARADLATAKAAVETARINLAYTRITAPVSGRIGKSSVTAGALVTANQTTALATVQQLATAYVDMTQSSTELLHLRRDFAKGAVQSQPGKAKVKLILEDGSEYAKEGELQFSDITVDASTGMVTLRAVFDNPTGELLPGMFVRARLEQGVRQHALLLPQQAVTRNQKGDAIVMVVGQDNKVSARTIKTSQTVGDKWLVDSGLQGGERIVVEGLMKVQDGATVKPEALKTNASAAK, via the coding sequence ATGCACATCAAGCAAGCTTCACCCGCTCTCAAGCTTGTCGCCGCATTGCTGCTGTCCGCTGCACTGAGCAGCTGTGGCAAGTCGCAAACCGGCGGCATGCCTGCTGCCGGCCCGGTCAGCGTCGGCATCATCACCCTGCAAGCGCAGGATACCGTTCTCAGCCGCGAGTTGCCGGCGCGTATTTCCGCCTTTACCGTGGCTGAAATCCGTCCGCAGGTTGGCGGCATCATTCAGAAGCGCCTGTTTGCCGAAGGCAGCGAGGTCAAGGCCGGTCAGGTGCTGTACCAGATCAATCCCGACACCTACCAGGCCGCCTACCAGACCGCCCAGGCCAGCCAGGCCAAGGCCGAGGCAACCCTGACATCGGCAGAACTCAAGGCCCGGCGCTATGCGCAGCTGGTGGAAATCAAGGCCATCAGCAGCCAGGACAATGACGATGCCCATGCCGCCTTGCTGCAGGCGCGTGCAGACCTGGCCACCGCCAAGGCTGCCGTGGAAACCGCCCGCATCAATCTGGCCTACACCCGCATCACCGCGCCGGTTAGCGGCCGCATTGGCAAATCCAGCGTGACCGCCGGCGCCCTGGTCACGGCCAACCAGACCACCGCCCTGGCCACCGTGCAGCAACTGGCGACGGCCTATGTCGACATGACCCAGTCCAGCACCGAGCTATTGCATCTGCGCCGTGACTTTGCCAAGGGCGCAGTGCAAAGCCAGCCGGGCAAGGCCAAGGTAAAACTGATCCTGGAAGACGGCAGTGAATATGCCAAAGAGGGTGAGCTGCAGTTCTCCGACATCACGGTGGATGCCAGCACCGGCATGGTGACGCTGCGCGCGGTGTTCGATAACCCCACCGGCGAATTGTTGCCCGGCATGTTTGTCCGTGCGCGGCTGGAGCAGGGGGTGCGCCAGCATGCCTTACTGCTGCCGCAGCAAGCGGTAACGCGCAACCAGAAGGGTGATGCCATCGTGATGGTGGTGGGCCAGGACAATAAAGTCAGCGCCCGCACTATCAAGACCAGCCAGACCGTGGGTGATAAGTGGCTGGTGGACAGCGGCCTGCAAGGGGGCGAGCGCATCGTGGTGGAAGGATTGATGAAGGTACAGGATGGCGCAACCGTCAAACCCGAAGCGCTGAAAACCAACGCATCCGCCGCCAAGTAA